The DNA window TGCTGACGACAAGGAACGCCTGCCTGATATTGGGAGGCACTCTCTTGGAGCACCTGATAACCCCACGCGGCATCCGGTACACCATGGTTCCATCCATCCTCATATCCGGCACCTTTGCTGCACTGTTCGCTGTGAAGAGCGTCTTCGTTTGCCGCAACAAAATCGTGGAGAGAAAGTTGGAGCAACTGGTCAAGACCATCGATGAGTTCGGCAACTGCATCCGTCGAAATATGACGTACTTTCAGGAGATCATCATCATGAAACAGGCCGAACTTATAGAGTAATTCAAGAGATCTCAATTTAAtgaattgtatatatataatcacATTTGGTTACAGATCCCGTCAAATTGAGCGAGCTTGGGATTGCATAACGGCCGCCAAGGAGGTTACTGAGATCCTGTACGATGCCACCCGCAAACTGGAGACGGACTATCCCCTGCCGACAAAATACGGCGCCTACTATGCGCCCATGGAAGAACTGCGGGAATGCGAGTACTTCAAGAACAATGTCACGGACTACAGTCCCAAGCACATAAAGGTAGCAAGGatttatctatatatatatttatttacttcttATAAAGTGTTTTATAAACTGGCTGTTCATTATTATGCTCAAATGATATCCACTATGAGACCATATTGTCAATTCAAAGTGCATATGGTAATCTTTAATGACGCATTCAACAGATAACTGATAACAGATAAATGATAAATGATAAGCAATTTGTAGTCGTTAATTGCTATTAAAGGGTAATGAGACAATAAGTAGGGCTTcctgtaaatatatttttcttttgttacACTCGAAATGTTATAATTATTAGTATTTAACTTCATCAAATAACTTACTAAGTATAAAATTTTTCCAGGACTTTCACAACATCTTCGCCTATGTGCAGTCACAATACCTGCTCCGACTGGCACTCACTATCACAACTCGTCCCTCGATCTCTCAGCTAAGCGAGGATCTGGAGAAAATCGACAGCCTGGTGAGGCAGTTGGTGcaagaggaggagcagcactTCAGTAATCTAGCATTAGCCCTGCAGAACAGGAAGCAACTGGAACTGGCTGAGCTAAATGCGACAAGAGCAGAGCAACAGCAGAGTGGACCAATTGCTGTGCTGCAGCATTCCTCGCTAAAACTAAGCGCCTGTATGGTGGCCGTGGCCGCAGAGTGTCAAGCTCTGGATGTGACCCTTCAAAAACTCACAGTCACAGAGGCGGCAAAAAAGAACAACTCCAAGGAACTGGTGGCTGTGGCGAATAATATGCATGGCATCGAAAATGCCTTGGCCGTTTGCTGTGATGATTTCCAGCGATTGATGCTGTTCTACAACAAGTTCTTGCACAGTCAGCTGGATTTGGAAGGAGAGTTGCCGACGCCCAAGCAGGATGTCGACGATGAATTCCCCGAGAGCATTCTTAGGGTCGAGTTCTCGCAAAATGTGGATGCACCGCAGCAGAGGGATGACTTTTATGCGTACATGTACGATGAAAACGAGGAGCAGCACTTTGAGGCTGAGCAGAATGCACCATTTCCCTCGCCGGAAAAGGAACTGCTTAACTTCGAGAAGCGTATTACCAAGGGAAAGTTTAAGCCTGTCCTTAAACAGCTGAAGGATCGCATCGATCCCATCAGACAAGTTATGCTGGAAAAGGAGCGCGAGGTTCTGGCCTCTAAGGGCATAAATGTGGACGAGCTGTTTGGCAAAATGGAAAGAgtcgagcagcagcaggcggacAATCGCTTGGCGGATGCCACACCCTTACCTGTCTACGAATCCTCCAGCAACTCAGATTCGGATTCTGCTGACGAGGAGGCCTTCCGGCGACGCAGCAAACAGCACAAGGAGCGTGATAATTTTGCTGAAATGCGTCAATTTCTGGCTCAGAAGCAGGCTATTAATCTGTTTAAGCTACCACCTCCAACTGTGGCCGCCGCTGGGGAGGAGCTGCTCGAAAGTGAATGCTAGACGTGCTGgctgtttgttttgttgttcaCTTGCCTGTTATCTCCTTTGCTCTGGGTATTATCTGTTTAAgcttttatcatttatatagcCAACTGGAGAGATAGACCGCTCGCCAAGCGACGCCACCTCACCCTGACCACAACTTTCTGCCTTTCGGTTGTTCCTCGGGTTATGTTTCCTTACCatatttaaaactaaataaaacatagcaagcaataaataaatgttgttaAGTAGGCCAACTCTACACATATGtattattgtattgtattattGGGAAAAACTCATTTGAACTATTTAAGGGATTTCAAGTTGACACATGTGTTTAAGGAACTTTTAAAActtacatttttataaatcAACTGACGGAATTTGTTAAAAAACTTAAGTTTGGCAATCACATTAACGATATATACACtatgttaattattttttattacacACTAATGTGCGGATCTTAAGTACAATACAAACATCGATGGCTTCACTAAATACTAGGGTCTAGGGACTGGCAATGGGATCAGCTCCTTTGTGGAATTTAATACAGGGAGCACTCACATATGTACAGGAAAGCACGCACAGGAAGTCTTTCGGTTGGGATCGCGTCACTGTCGTGGACATCTTTGGCTCGAAACTTGTGCAGCTAGCTCGGAATTTGAACCGCATTAGGATTTCAACACCGTGTTAGGCATTGGCAGCGCCAGTGGTCACCCCACTGCTGCTCCCGGCATGGACATTATTGAACTTGCTGGCCACCGAGGCGGGCTGCAGCTGCGAGAACTGCGACAGATTGCTGCCCCTAACGCTGGTGTACCGGATGGGTTGTACTCCGTAATCGCTGCCCTTGAGCCGCCGGCGCACGCAGACCACGACGAATCCGATCACAAGACCAATTACCAGGACAATGCTGGCTATGATGGCAGTGAGTATTATGTAGCGGCGTCGCAGGAATCGCGGTGGCTCCTCGTCCACCTCGCGATATTTCTTGGGTATCACCATTTTGCAGATCCGTTCGGCTGTCAAATTGGAGAGCGGAGATCCGGCCAGAAGATATGGCGTTTCGCAACGCGCCTCGGTTCCATCCCATTCCCGGTCGATGTGGTTCAGTCCAACCTGCTCCAGGGCTTTGAACAGTTCGCAGCTACAATACCAGGGATTTCCGGAGATGCTCATGCGACGGAGTCGTGGCCAGGGTTCACTCGTAGAATTACTACTGTTATTGCTAGAACCGGTGGCATTGAGAACCAGAGTGGTCAGTGCATTCCAGGACAAGTCCAACTTCGACAAATTCCGACTGCTCAGCAGATCGGCCAGCTCCAAGCGCTCCAGCTTCGAGTTCCTAGAGCAATCCAGGTGCTCCAAGGAAGGCAAGTTCAGAGCTCCTTTCTCCAGGCTTCGCAGCGATGGCATGCTACTGATGTTCAGCCGTTTCAGGGAATCCAAGCCCTGCAGGCTATACTCCTTCAAGCTGAGAAAGGCATTTCCTGCCAAGTTGAGTTGAACCAAAGACTTGCCCAATTGCTGCAGGCTGGCTGGCATCGTGGAAAACTCATTTCCGGAGACATCCAGGAAACGGAGGCTTGTGAGCTTCGGGAAAAGCTGTGCTGGCAGAGACATCAGGCCATTGTGGGAGAGATCCAGACGCTGCAGTGTAGCAACCGATGCAATGGCGCCTGTGGTGGCTTCATCCAGGGCCCTCAGCTTGTTGTAGGCCAAGTTCAGCTTGGTCAAGTGGGGAGTGTGCTCGAAGAGCCGCCGATCCAGTCGAGCTATCTGGTTGTGACTCAGGTCCAGGTCTCGCAAACCAATCGGCTCGTAGCGAGTGTTGCGGAATGGACCTCTGAAGAGATCCGGCACCAAGGCATCGTCGGTTAGCTCATTCCAGCTGATGTAAAGGGCCTGCACGTTGGGCACGTCCATGAACAGCGGAGCCTGCAGATCCTGCAGGCCACAGTGGCGGCAGGAGAGTGTTAAGCTGGCATTTGTGGCCGGCAGCTGTTGGAGCAACTTGATCCTATTGGCCGAGTACGAGACCACAATCTCCGATGCAGCTCCGGACGCAATCGCCTGGCTGCCAAACTGCTCCGGCCAGCGGGCCAGGATGTGCTCGAAATTCCTCACCGAGCAGTCCAGGTTGAAGTGCGTCCGATGATCCACATCCTGGGTGCTGAGGCACAGGCACGTCTGGCAGATGTTGCTCACCGGCTGGTACGGAATGTCCTCATGTTGGCTCCGAACTTCAGTGGCCAGGAGCAAAGCCGATCCTGCAAGGAACTGAAGGAAAATAAGGTCttgaattaaataatattccatatttaacatattttattagatatttcatattaCCTTCCAACATTATTTGTGGAATATATCTAGTTATAATGTAGCTGATCTAGAGTATTAAATTCagcttaaaattaaaatatttttgggatTGTTTTTGGTAATTCCtcaatttttaataacaaaGCAAATGAAACTTTATATATACCTTTGCTTTATTTCGTCATTAAAAAAAGGTATTTTAGGGAGATTATAATATTCTCGGAAAAACAACTTGAGTAACATGCACGTGTCCCTTGCAATTTTCGCCACATTTTCTGACCATGGGGTGGGGTGTTGTATATCTGATTTTAAGCTGCTTCTCATATGTCACGATTGCCCCGAAGTAGAAGTGTTCAGACAGACGAAAGTACTTTGGAGACCAGTAAGGTTGGCGCCATTAATATAATTGCATTGCTGCATCCAAGAGGTCTAAAAAGCTGAGTCGTGTAGCGAATACCAATGCAATGTTTTATAGCAATTTCATATAGCAAAAGTAACTTGATTTTCTTTTAAGGAACAGTCGTGCCATCTAAACTGATAATTGATTGCATTGAATACTAAGAAAATACGTATACGACAGGGTTAACGCACACAAGTTTGCTTAGTCAGCCTACAAAAGTGTGCGcacttttttaaaaaaaatcaatcatTTCTGGGTCAGTAtacaaaacaaagaaattattCTGTCATCGAGCGTTGGTCTGTACAccgcaataaatatttatataattaaccaagtatatattttacattGGGATGCTATGGAACATATGGGTTCTAGTGAGATAACATTGATTGGTATAGATTCGGTCAGCCATATTCTACATAGATGCGTCTAGTGGGTCGGCTGCAACTAGTCTCCGAGgaactttaacattattacaTCAAGAACTACATCCTCGGCTTTGTCAATTACACACAAGGAGAATACGAGCTCGGCCATCTTTCTCCAACGATCCCCACGATTTCTGTTCATGTTCATTAGGGCTTTGAAGTAAATTGCGATTGGTATCCCTACTATTGCTGCTTTCATGTGTCTTGAAGACTTGAGATAAATTTGTGGCAAAACATGTTCAACTGATATCGGTGAGTGAAAACTAAAAGCTAATGCGATTGTATCTGGGACATGACGCATCTGATTGACTCACACAGATCTGATTCGATAACCTATGTGGCATcctaatttttttgttttggggtCCGGAAGGAGGTCATCGATGTGCTTCATAAAAAGGTCTCCCCACTTGGGCACTTTCAGGGAAAGAGctttacgaaaaaaaaactctcTGATCCCCACTATCTGGGCCCAAAGTATGTGCGATAAGATAGGGTTACTGTTTTGGATGGCTGAAATATTTACTCACCAACAGCAGAAGCTTGTGCTTCATTGTGGTATCGGTTATATGTAgattcgatttcgatttcgttttcGGTGTTTTCCAACTCCGGCGTACTGAATTTCGAGTTATGTTGCTTGTAGCTTTTGAGTTTCTTATTAGTGcacttatttgttttttaatt is part of the Drosophila sechellia strain sech25 chromosome 3R, ASM438219v1, whole genome shotgun sequence genome and encodes:
- the LOC116801418 gene encoding uncharacterized protein LOC116801418; translated protein: MRHVPDTIALAFSFHSPISVEHVLPQIYLKSSRHMKAAIVGIPIAIYFKALMNMNRNRGDRWRKMAELVFSLCVIDKAEDVVLDVIMLKFLGD
- the LOC6613733 gene encoding uncharacterized protein LOC6613733, whose translation is MQELKQRFERRRLADDLKQKQVIQDHLLQKILYSKRLLVDHVEALEHCMQELQIASSASPDRQLLTTRNACLILGGTLLEHLITPRGIRYTMVPSILISGTFAALFAVKSVFVCRNKIVERKLEQLVKTIDEFGNCIRRNMTYFQEIIIMKQAELIESRQIERAWDCITAAKEVTEILYDATRKLETDYPLPTKYGAYYAPMEELRECEYFKNNVTDYSPKHIKDFHNIFAYVQSQYLLRLALTITTRPSISQLSEDLEKIDSLVRQLVQEEEQHFSNLALALQNRKQLELAELNATRAEQQQSGPIAVLQHSSLKLSACMVAVAAECQALDVTLQKLTVTEAAKKNNSKELVAVANNMHGIENALAVCCDDFQRLMLFYNKFLHSQLDLEGELPTPKQDVDDEFPESILRVEFSQNVDAPQQRDDFYAYMYDENEEQHFEAEQNAPFPSPEKELLNFEKRITKGKFKPVLKQLKDRIDPIRQVMLEKEREVLASKGINVDELFGKMERVEQQQADNRLADATPLPVYESSSNSDSDSADEEAFRRRSKQHKERDNFAEMRQFLAQKQAINLFKLPPPTVAAAGEELLESEC
- the LOC6613734 gene encoding insulin-like growth factor-binding protein complex acid labile subunit; this encodes MKHKLLLLFLAGSALLLATEVRSQHEDIPYQPVSNICQTCLCLSTQDVDHRTHFNLDCSVRNFEHILARWPEQFGSQAIASGAASEIVVSYSANRIKLLQQLPATNASLTLSCRHCGLQDLQAPLFMDVPNVQALYISWNELTDDALVPDLFRGPFRNTRYEPIGLRDLDLSHNQIARLDRRLFEHTPHLTKLNLAYNKLRALDEATTGAIASVATLQRLDLSHNGLMSLPAQLFPKLTSLRFLDVSGNEFSTMPASLQQLGKSLVQLNLAGNAFLSLKEYSLQGLDSLKRLNISSMPSLRSLEKGALNLPSLEHLDCSRNSKLERLELADLLSSRNLSKLDLSWNALTTLVLNATGSSNNSSNSTSEPWPRLRRMSISGNPWYCSCELFKALEQVGLNHIDREWDGTEARCETPYLLAGSPLSNLTAERICKMVIPKKYREVDEEPPRFLRRRYIILTAIIASIVLVIGLVIGFVVVCVRRRLKGSDYGVQPIRYTSVRGSNLSQFSQLQPASVASKFNNVHAGSSSGVTTGAANA